Proteins from a genomic interval of Streptomyces sp. NBC_01445:
- a CDS encoding alpha/beta fold hydrolase, which translates to MPYVDVAPGVRMAYEDRGTGCPLVFVHGWGGSGDVWDYQVLDLADRFRVITVDLRGHGASDKPWGDYGYATFCADLATLMRELSLEDVTLVGWSMGGHIGLKFVQTIGAPVARLVLTGSGPRLLQAADAPYGGPEGSAQALCDAVRFSRVETIQGLYGRNFHRTDLAPTRDWMIRIGLQVSAFVGLKSFEALLAEDLRPGLADLTIPVAVFCGRHDEIWDPWWSEAAAKDIPGASLTYFENSGHVPFIEERAAWSAALAEFVTGG; encoded by the coding sequence ATGCCGTACGTCGATGTGGCGCCCGGTGTCCGTATGGCCTACGAGGACCGGGGCACGGGCTGCCCCCTCGTGTTCGTGCACGGATGGGGAGGCAGTGGAGACGTCTGGGACTACCAGGTGCTCGACCTGGCCGACCGGTTCCGCGTCATCACCGTCGATCTGCGGGGCCACGGAGCGTCGGACAAGCCGTGGGGTGACTACGGTTACGCGACGTTCTGCGCCGACCTGGCCACGCTGATGCGCGAACTGTCCCTTGAGGACGTCACTTTGGTGGGCTGGTCGATGGGCGGCCACATCGGCCTGAAGTTCGTGCAGACCATCGGGGCGCCGGTCGCGCGGCTCGTGCTCACAGGGTCGGGACCCCGCCTTCTGCAGGCCGCCGACGCGCCGTACGGCGGTCCCGAGGGCAGCGCGCAGGCGCTGTGCGACGCCGTGCGCTTCAGCAGGGTGGAGACGATCCAGGGCCTGTACGGCCGAAACTTTCACCGTACCGATCTCGCCCCGACGCGCGACTGGATGATCCGTATCGGCCTCCAAGTGTCCGCGTTCGTGGGCCTGAAGTCCTTCGAGGCGCTGCTCGCCGAGGACCTGCGACCTGGTCTCGCGGACCTCACGATCCCGGTCGCCGTGTTCTGCGGACGCCACGACGAGATCTGGGACCCATGGTGGTCGGAGGCGGCAGCCAAGGACATCCCCGGCGCATCCCTCACCTACTTCGAGAACAGCGGCCATGTCCCGTTCATCGAGGAACGCGCCGCCTGGAGCGCCGCTCTGGCCGAGTTCGTCACCGGTGGCTGA
- a CDS encoding MFS transporter translates to MKTHHDQLSARAQRKLLAAGLLGSSIEWYDFFLYGTAAALVFPHVFFPHSSALMGTLLSFSTFWAGFLARPIGGAIAGHLGDRHGRKPVVVVALLGMGLATFLIGCLPGAGTIGVAAPLLLVVLRFAQGLACGGQWGGIVLLLTESASPKRRGFAGTFGQMGVPLGIILGNSAFLLTTKLTSDDTFLSWGWRVPFFCSALLFPVVLFIQTKVEDTPEFEQLRRSAERGARPQVAQAPLKEAIRDHWRSILLGCGLLAATNCLFYISNTGVLAYATGELGMDREALLTGSLLSSLVAVAATLAAGAASDRFGRRPVILVGAVALVVWAFPYFWLVDTAKLEMLFVAVTVGAVFQSLTFGPLAAYLGELFAPRVRLSGASLAYQLAAITVSGGTPVIMTALIAQTGATWPVAVFVAAMALVTTWCTWRLRETNTASVRRDPQAVPGAEGTGVPGVDVDVAGAEAVAKA, encoded by the coding sequence ATGAAGACTCACCATGACCAGCTATCTGCGCGCGCGCAGCGCAAACTGCTCGCCGCCGGTCTGCTCGGCAGCTCGATCGAGTGGTACGACTTCTTTCTGTACGGCACCGCCGCCGCCCTCGTGTTCCCTCATGTGTTCTTCCCGCACTCCTCGGCGCTGATGGGGACGCTGCTCTCGTTCAGCACGTTCTGGGCGGGTTTCCTGGCCAGGCCGATCGGCGGCGCCATCGCCGGGCACCTCGGGGACCGGCACGGGCGCAAGCCCGTCGTCGTGGTCGCCCTGCTGGGCATGGGTCTTGCGACCTTCCTGATCGGCTGCCTGCCCGGTGCCGGCACCATCGGTGTGGCCGCGCCGCTGCTGCTGGTGGTGCTGCGGTTCGCGCAGGGCCTGGCCTGCGGCGGTCAATGGGGCGGCATCGTGCTGCTGCTGACCGAGTCGGCGAGCCCCAAGCGGCGCGGGTTTGCCGGGACCTTCGGGCAGATGGGCGTCCCGCTCGGCATCATCCTGGGCAACTCCGCCTTCCTGCTCACCACCAAGCTGACCTCCGACGACACCTTTCTGAGTTGGGGATGGCGCGTCCCGTTCTTCTGCAGCGCCCTGCTGTTCCCCGTCGTGCTCTTCATCCAGACCAAGGTCGAGGACACTCCGGAGTTCGAGCAGCTGCGGCGCAGTGCGGAGCGCGGGGCCCGTCCTCAGGTGGCGCAGGCGCCGCTCAAGGAGGCGATACGCGACCACTGGCGCTCGATTCTGCTGGGCTGCGGGCTGCTCGCGGCCACCAACTGCCTCTTCTACATCAGCAACACGGGCGTCCTGGCCTACGCCACCGGTGAGCTCGGGATGGACCGTGAGGCACTGCTCACCGGGTCGCTGCTGAGCTCCCTCGTGGCAGTGGCGGCGACGCTCGCCGCGGGGGCCGCCTCCGACCGCTTCGGGCGGCGCCCCGTCATCCTGGTGGGAGCCGTCGCGCTCGTCGTCTGGGCCTTCCCGTACTTCTGGCTGGTGGACACGGCGAAACTGGAGATGCTCTTCGTCGCCGTCACCGTCGGCGCGGTCTTCCAGTCCCTGACCTTCGGTCCGCTGGCGGCCTACCTCGGCGAACTCTTCGCTCCCCGGGTACGCCTTTCCGGTGCCTCGCTCGCCTACCAGCTCGCCGCGATCACCGTCAGCGGTGGCACGCCGGTGATCATGACGGCGCTCATCGCCCAGACCGGAGCGACCTGGCCGGTGGCCGTCTTCGTAGCCGCGATGGCGCTGGTGACGACCTGGTGCACCTGGCGGCTGCGGGAGACCAACACGGCGTCCGTACGCCGTGATCCGCAGGCCGTTCCCGGTGCTGAGGGGACAGGCGTGCCGGGTGTCGACGTGGACGTGGCCGGTGCGGAGGCAGTGGCCAAGGCGTAG